The following proteins are co-located in the Paenibacillus sp. FSL H8-0079 genome:
- a CDS encoding DUF2971 domain-containing protein, with translation MWIEQYIEMKYQKNSKEIKLEEAMELKYNHIPSSLYKYRGYSEYSVQNLKNDSVWFNSADKLNDPYDSALVMRTEQYMKRRIALATFEDLPNFVHKHGIEISEEELNTLKREGIEDIFRTILRRVPDYTEEIIEQLIESVFGVMKDLEESYTLEKVRKSREMTFLSCFSEINDSMLMWSHYADSHKGFCLEYNFKKPGRDSILTRALNPVIYREELLDVSEYLLDGTKYGLEFNNLVSTYWTMIKSLDWAYEKEWRMIFPLFKGEGFNRAFFKPEAIYLGTEISQEHKEELVEIAKTKQIQVFQMNKKTNGVFGLVPELIL, from the coding sequence ATGTGGATTGAACAATATATAGAAATGAAGTACCAAAAAAATTCAAAAGAAATAAAGCTCGAAGAAGCTATGGAATTGAAGTACAATCATATCCCTTCATCACTATATAAATATCGTGGGTATAGCGAATATTCAGTTCAAAACTTAAAGAATGATTCGGTTTGGTTTAACAGTGCTGATAAATTAAATGATCCGTATGATTCTGCTTTAGTGATGAGAACGGAACAATATATGAAAAGAAGAATTGCTTTAGCAACTTTTGAAGATCTTCCTAATTTCGTCCATAAACATGGGATTGAGATTTCGGAAGAAGAGCTTAATACTCTTAAAAGGGAGGGTATTGAAGATATTTTCAGGACAATATTGAGACGTGTTCCCGATTATACAGAAGAAATAATAGAACAACTGATAGAGTCAGTTTTTGGTGTGATGAAAGACTTGGAAGAGTCGTATACACTGGAGAAGGTAAGAAAATCAAGAGAAATGACATTTTTGAGTTGTTTCAGTGAAATTAACGATTCAATGCTTATGTGGAGCCACTATGCTGATAGCCACAAAGGATTCTGTCTTGAATACAATTTTAAAAAGCCTGGGAGAGACTCAATTCTAACTAGGGCGCTTAATCCAGTGATTTACAGAGAAGAATTATTAGATGTCTCAGAGTACTTGCTTGATGGTACGAAGTATGGTTTGGAATTCAATAATTTGGTTAGTACTTACTGGACTATGATTAAGTCTTTAGATTGGGCATATGAGAAAGAGTGGAGAATGATTTTCCCCCTTTTTAAAGGCGAAGGCTTCAATCGTGCGTTTTTTAAGCCGGAAGCAATCTATTTAGGAACCGAAATTTCTCAGGAGCATAAGGAAGAGTTGGTAGAGATCGCTAAGACCAAACAAATCCAAGTGTTTCAAATGAATAAGAAAACTAATGGCGTCTTCGGTCTCGTGCCGGAGCTAATTCTGTGA
- a CDS encoding pyruvate kinase, with protein MTIDIQLLHEKYMSLEIPNPFSMEQIHSRLTQKYYAEKVDLSFFADLSRDPHANFDKATAAYVFEDERGTKELLQLNNVEEQHEGMEIAWIINSTMRGMAHQLILETDVFYGMDNEEMYLGNPRYEEFLVTLYLTGYIQFENDSLIDQLRAQYRDGYRLRYFGMQNGAEKYLYK; from the coding sequence ATGACAATTGATATCCAACTGTTACACGAGAAGTATATGTCTTTAGAAATTCCCAATCCTTTCTCTATGGAACAAATCCATTCTCGACTAACCCAAAAATACTATGCTGAAAAAGTAGACCTTAGTTTTTTTGCTGACTTAAGTCGCGATCCTCACGCTAACTTCGATAAGGCAACTGCTGCTTACGTGTTTGAAGATGAAAGAGGAACTAAAGAATTACTTCAGTTGAACAACGTAGAGGAGCAACATGAAGGTATGGAAATTGCTTGGATCATAAATTCAACTATGCGAGGAATGGCTCACCAGTTAATTCTTGAAACTGACGTGTTTTACGGGATGGATAATGAGGAAATGTATCTTGGAAACCCTCGTTACGAAGAGTTCTTAGTTACACTCTATTTAACTGGTTACATCCAGTTCGAAAATGACAGTTTAATTGACCAACTGCGTGCTCAATATCGGGATGGTTACCGCCTTCGTTACTTTGGAATGCAGAATGGTGCTGAGAAATACTTGTACAAATAA
- a CDS encoding AAA family ATPase → MNYIINSLKLNNERYKHSGSGSTLEWLEHLSKINIFVGSNNSGKSQMLRNIFKTPTLEFVPNDLELLLLNSLQIELVGEVEAVMSKNRSTDYGGIMKAVRTLTDVNWIVEDFDVLEKIISILERLINITNNESITTSVRFSGYGKHGDLFKQPLQEIGKKYMDKLQTIVGNETERKYHFDNVYIPTLRGLRPYNADGDDFYSERTIKDYFQSDIKGSVFSGLSLYDQLRSMLLGDLEERDKVARYQEFLGDTFFNGEKIVLIPALKSDVVIVKIGDEKEMPIYNLGDGIQSIIILTFPLYAHLGENLLVFIEEPELYLHPGLQRKLIETFLRDEFSGYQFFLTTHSNHFLDITLDVNQISIYSYKKELASSEAKEKQASFVIENVSNEDNSLLEMLGVKNSSVYLSNCTVWVEGITDRFYIRRFLKLYQDHLAIPEKDRFKEDYHYSFVEYSGNNITHWSFLDDNSDEAFKNMNVDRLCSRLFLITDKDSEKKLSRQEKLKARLGERFYCLDSKEIENTLSADILRKVISDYEKCDVDTLCFNQNFETNTYQNRYLGKFIDNILTDSTRKGGYASGSGTIKDKVRFSARAIEHLKEYSNLSEDAKKLCECLFEFIHQNNKNML, encoded by the coding sequence ATGAACTACATAATCAATTCATTGAAGTTGAATAACGAAAGATACAAGCATAGCGGGAGTGGTTCTACACTTGAATGGCTAGAGCATTTGTCGAAGATCAACATTTTTGTTGGATCGAATAACTCTGGTAAGAGTCAGATGCTTAGGAATATTTTCAAAACTCCTACACTTGAATTTGTGCCTAATGATTTAGAGTTATTACTGTTGAACTCCTTACAAATAGAATTAGTAGGGGAAGTTGAAGCGGTGATGTCAAAGAATAGGTCTACAGATTACGGTGGAATTATGAAAGCAGTAAGAACGCTAACTGACGTTAACTGGATAGTTGAAGATTTTGATGTTTTGGAGAAAATTATCTCAATATTGGAAAGGTTAATAAATATCACAAATAACGAGAGCATTACGACAAGTGTTAGATTTTCTGGTTATGGGAAACATGGAGACCTATTCAAACAACCTCTTCAGGAGATTGGTAAAAAGTATATGGATAAGTTGCAAACGATTGTCGGCAATGAAACAGAGCGGAAGTATCATTTTGATAATGTATATATTCCTACATTGAGAGGCTTGCGTCCATATAATGCAGATGGTGATGATTTTTACTCTGAAAGAACAATAAAGGATTATTTTCAAAGTGACATTAAAGGTAGTGTTTTTTCTGGATTAAGCTTATATGATCAATTAAGGAGTATGCTTCTAGGGGATTTAGAAGAAAGAGATAAAGTAGCTAGGTATCAAGAATTCTTAGGAGATACATTTTTTAATGGAGAGAAGATAGTCTTGATTCCTGCCTTAAAATCAGATGTAGTCATCGTAAAAATAGGCGATGAAAAAGAAATGCCAATATATAACCTTGGTGACGGGATACAATCAATTATCATCCTCACATTCCCCCTATATGCGCATTTAGGTGAAAATTTGCTGGTGTTTATTGAAGAACCAGAGCTGTATCTCCATCCAGGGTTACAACGGAAGTTGATAGAAACGTTTCTTAGAGATGAGTTTTCAGGTTATCAGTTTTTTTTAACAACTCATTCAAATCATTTTTTAGATATAACACTAGATGTAAACCAGATTTCAATTTATTCCTACAAGAAAGAGCTTGCAAGTTCTGAAGCGAAGGAGAAACAGGCTTCGTTTGTGATTGAAAATGTAAGCAATGAAGATAATAGTTTGCTGGAGATGCTTGGAGTGAAGAATTCGTCTGTTTATTTGTCAAACTGCACTGTTTGGGTGGAGGGGATAACTGATAGGTTCTATATTCGAAGATTTTTAAAGCTATATCAAGACCATCTTGCGATTCCAGAAAAGGATCGTTTCAAAGAAGATTATCATTATTCTTTTGTTGAATACAGTGGTAACAATATAACTCACTGGTCTTTTCTGGATGATAATAGCGATGAAGCATTTAAAAATATGAACGTAGATCGATTATGCTCTCGTTTGTTTCTTATTACAGACAAAGATAGCGAGAAGAAGTTGAGTCGGCAAGAAAAGTTAAAAGCTAGACTTGGGGAGCGATTCTATTGTCTTGATTCTAAGGAGATAGAGAATACTTTGTCAGCAGATATTTTGAGAAAAGTTATATCTGATTACGAGAAATGTGACGTAGATACTCTATGCTTTAATCAGAATTTTGAAACGAATACCTATCAGAACAGATACCTTGGGAAATTCATTGATAATATTCTGACAGATAGCACACGAAAAGGCGGCTATGCATCAGGATCTGGAACTATTAAAGATAAGGTTAGATTTAGCGCGAGAGCCATCGAGCATCTAAAAGAGTATTCAAATTTAAGTGAAGATGCTAAGAAGCTTTGTGAGTGTCTGTTTGAATTTATTCATCAGAATAATAAAAACATGTTATAA